The following are from one region of the Longimicrobium sp. genome:
- a CDS encoding S9 family peptidase produces the protein MSNDSLRCQNCDEDALTEAVRALAAVGAAISPSFAPDGNRIAFVTRLSGSPQVWTVASEGGWPDQVTAFDDPVSGVKWSPDGELLAVAVAPGGGLNEQVYLLRPDGSGVRRITDGGKDNNWLIDWTRDGRLMLASNRDGDGMDAYLYGAAAGTMRKVAANPGVGHLTDVSRDGALGVLYRQQSRGDDDLFLVDLRRGGETRLTPHQGPGSFAVGRFSPDGSTIYLSSNADRDLVAFARVRLGADGRPGPIEVLAARDDAELDEFALAEDGRTAALFWNVAGRSELAFVDLASGRVEPGPPLPAEVVGGPYERTGPGSEFSRDGRRLVLALWGPAAPSDLWVLDLATRRFTQATRSPHPGVDLSALARPELVEYAAHDGLPLSGWLYRPRGARGPGPVVLNFHGGPEGQERPIFRSDYQALVARGISVFGPNVRGSSGFGKRFVNLDNGALRVDAVRDIESTVDHLVRAGVADPRRVGIMGGSYGGYMVMSGLADYPEKFAAGANLYGVVNFETFFANTEPWMAAISTVEYGDPSTEADLLRRLSPIHRVDRVTAPTLVLHGANDTNVPVVEAEQVVESLKRRGVPVEYVLFPDEGHGWRKTANRIRSAVAIVSWFDRYLNRE, from the coding sequence ATGTCCAACGACTCGCTCCGCTGCCAGAACTGCGACGAGGACGCGCTCACGGAGGCCGTGCGGGCACTGGCCGCCGTGGGTGCCGCCATCTCGCCGTCGTTCGCGCCCGACGGAAACCGGATCGCGTTCGTCACCCGGCTGAGCGGGTCGCCGCAGGTGTGGACCGTCGCGTCGGAGGGCGGGTGGCCGGACCAGGTCACCGCGTTCGACGACCCGGTGAGCGGCGTCAAGTGGTCACCCGACGGCGAGCTGCTGGCGGTGGCGGTGGCGCCGGGGGGCGGGCTCAACGAGCAGGTCTACCTGCTGCGCCCGGACGGATCGGGGGTGCGGCGGATCACAGACGGAGGGAAGGACAACAACTGGCTGATCGACTGGACCCGCGACGGCCGGCTGATGCTCGCGTCCAACCGCGACGGCGACGGCATGGACGCGTACCTGTACGGCGCGGCGGCGGGGACGATGCGGAAGGTGGCCGCGAACCCCGGGGTCGGGCACCTCACCGACGTCAGCCGCGACGGCGCCCTCGGCGTGCTGTACCGCCAGCAGAGCCGCGGCGACGACGACCTGTTCCTAGTAGACCTGCGGCGCGGCGGCGAGACGCGGCTGACGCCGCACCAGGGGCCGGGGAGCTTCGCCGTGGGCCGCTTCTCGCCCGACGGCTCCACCATCTACCTCTCCTCGAACGCGGACCGCGACCTGGTCGCCTTCGCGCGGGTGCGGCTGGGCGCGGACGGCCGCCCCGGCCCCATCGAGGTGCTGGCCGCGCGCGACGACGCCGAGCTGGACGAGTTCGCGCTCGCGGAGGACGGGCGCACCGCCGCGCTCTTCTGGAACGTGGCCGGCAGGAGCGAGCTCGCCTTCGTGGACCTCGCCAGCGGGCGCGTGGAGCCCGGGCCGCCGCTCCCCGCCGAGGTGGTCGGCGGGCCGTACGAGCGGACCGGCCCCGGCTCCGAGTTCTCGCGCGACGGGCGGCGGCTGGTGCTGGCGCTGTGGGGCCCGGCGGCGCCGTCGGACCTCTGGGTGCTGGACCTGGCGACCCGGCGCTTCACGCAGGCCACGCGCAGCCCGCACCCGGGGGTGGACCTGTCCGCGCTGGCGCGGCCGGAGCTGGTGGAGTACGCGGCGCACGACGGGCTCCCGCTCAGCGGCTGGCTGTACCGGCCGCGGGGCGCGCGGGGCCCGGGGCCGGTGGTGCTGAACTTCCACGGCGGGCCCGAGGGGCAGGAGCGCCCGATCTTCCGCTCGGACTACCAGGCGCTGGTGGCGCGCGGGATCTCGGTGTTCGGGCCCAACGTCCGCGGCTCGAGCGGCTTCGGCAAGCGCTTCGTGAACCTCGACAACGGCGCGCTGCGGGTGGACGCCGTGCGCGACATCGAGTCGACCGTGGACCACCTGGTGCGCGCCGGGGTCGCCGACCCCAGGCGCGTGGGGATCATGGGCGGCTCCTACGGCGGCTACATGGTGATGTCGGGGCTGGCGGACTACCCGGAGAAGTTCGCGGCGGGGGCCAACCTGTACGGCGTGGTGAACTTCGAGACCTTCTTCGCCAACACCGAGCCGTGGATGGCGGCGATCTCCACCGTCGAGTACGGCGATCCTAGTACCGAGGCCGACCTGCTGCGCCGCCTCTCCCCGATCCACCGGGTGGACCGCGTGACGGCGCCGACCCTCGTGCTGCACGGCGCCAACGACACCAACGTCCCGGTGGTGGAGGCCGAGCAGGTGGTCGAGAGCCTGAAGCGGCGCGGCGTCCCGGTCGAGTACGTCCTCTTCCCCGACGAGGGCCACGGCTGGCGCAAGACCGCCAACCGCATCCGCTCCGCCGTGGCGATCGTCAGCTGGTTCGACCGATACCTCAACCGGGAGTGA
- the aceA gene encoding isocitrate lyase translates to MCRENFQDQVKSLEIQWLTDGRWKGIKRPYGAEDVVRLRGSLRVEHTLARCGAERLWRQLLGDAPVRTFGALTGAQAVQMVKAGLEAIYLSGWQVAGDNNLSGQTYPDQSLYPSNSVPAVVRRLNNALLRADQIEWGENGDSLRDWLVPIVADAEAGFGGPLHAFELMKAMIEAGAAGVHFEDQLASEKKCGHLGGKVLVPTSQFIRTLVGARLAADVADVPTVLIARTDADSASLLTSDVDERDRAFTTGERTAEGFFRVRAGLDAAIARARAYAPYADLLWCETSTPDLDEARRFAEGVRAEFPGKMLAYNCSPSFNWTRNLDAHTIAKFQTELNAMGYKFQFVTLAGWHLINLRTFELAKGYAEQGMPAYVALQQEEFAREADGYTATRHQREVGAGYFDRVLMAVTGGEASTAALTGSTEQAQFA, encoded by the coding sequence ATGTGCCGGGAGAACTTTCAGGACCAGGTGAAGTCGCTGGAGATCCAGTGGCTGACCGACGGGCGGTGGAAGGGGATCAAGCGGCCGTACGGGGCCGAGGACGTGGTGCGGCTGCGCGGAAGCCTGCGCGTGGAGCACACGCTGGCGCGCTGCGGCGCCGAGCGGCTCTGGCGGCAGCTGCTGGGTGACGCCCCGGTGCGCACCTTCGGGGCGCTCACCGGCGCGCAGGCGGTGCAGATGGTGAAGGCGGGGCTCGAGGCCATCTACCTGAGCGGCTGGCAGGTGGCCGGCGACAACAACCTCTCCGGGCAGACCTACCCAGACCAGAGCCTGTACCCGTCCAACAGCGTCCCCGCCGTGGTCAGGCGGCTCAACAACGCGCTGCTGCGCGCCGACCAGATCGAGTGGGGCGAGAACGGCGACAGCCTGCGCGACTGGCTGGTGCCGATCGTGGCCGACGCCGAGGCCGGCTTCGGCGGCCCGCTGCACGCCTTCGAGCTGATGAAGGCGATGATCGAGGCGGGCGCCGCGGGCGTGCACTTCGAAGACCAGCTGGCGTCGGAGAAGAAGTGCGGCCACCTGGGCGGGAAGGTGCTGGTGCCCACCTCGCAGTTCATCCGCACCCTGGTCGGCGCGCGGCTGGCCGCCGACGTGGCCGATGTGCCCACGGTGCTGATCGCCCGCACCGACGCCGACTCGGCGAGCCTGCTCACCAGCGACGTGGACGAGCGCGACCGGGCGTTCACCACCGGCGAGCGCACGGCCGAGGGGTTCTTCCGCGTGCGCGCGGGGCTCGACGCGGCGATCGCCCGCGCCCGCGCCTACGCGCCCTACGCCGACCTGCTCTGGTGCGAGACCAGCACGCCGGACCTGGACGAGGCGCGCCGCTTCGCGGAAGGGGTGCGCGCCGAGTTCCCGGGGAAGATGCTGGCGTACAACTGCTCGCCGTCGTTCAACTGGACCAGGAACCTGGACGCGCACACCATCGCGAAGTTCCAGACCGAGCTGAACGCGATGGGCTACAAGTTCCAGTTCGTCACTCTGGCCGGGTGGCACCTGATCAACCTGCGCACCTTCGAGCTGGCGAAGGGCTACGCCGAGCAGGGGATGCCGGCGTACGTGGCGCTGCAGCAGGAGGAGTTCGCGCGCGAGGCCGACGGCTACACCGCCACCAGGCACCAGCGCGAGGTCGGCGCCGGCTACTTCGACCGCGTGCTGATGGCCGTCACCGGCGGCGAGGCCTCCACCGCCGCGCTGACCGGTTCGACGGAGCAGGCTCAGTTCGCGTAA